The Rhodothermus sp. nucleotide sequence AACCGATATACCTGCAGTTCCATGACGTCGTCTCAATTCGGGGCCGCTACTGGACCTTCTTGTGCAACTCGACGATGCCGTTACGGGGGCCCGGAACGGCACCTTTGACCAGTATCAGGTTTTGTTCAGGGAAGATGCGCACCACCTGCAGGTTTTTCACCTTCACCCGCTGGTTGCCCATGCGTCCAGCCATGCGCATGCCTTTGAATACATGCGAAGGGAACGAAGAGGCTCCAATCGAACCGGGTGCCCGTTCCCGGTTATGCTGGCCGTGCGTGCGGGTGCCTACGCCACTGAATCCGTGGCGCTTGACCACCCCCTGAAAGCCCCGGCCTTTCGAGACGCCCACCACGTCAATGAGCTCTCCTTCTTCAAAGAGTTGCTCAAGACGCACCTCATCGCCGGGTTTTACGTCCAGGACAAAGTTTTTGAACTCACGAAGCACCCGTTTGGGCGAAACCCCGGCTTTCTCAAAATGGCCGCGCATGGCTTTGGTGGTGCGTTTGGGCTTGCGTTCGCCATAGCCCAATTGCACGGCATCATACCCGTCTTTGCCTTCGGCCGTTTTCACCTGCACCACCGCGTTCGGCTCAGCCTGAATGATGGTGCAGGGAATGCAGTTTCCGGCCTCGTCAAAGACCTGGGTCATTCCGATTTTTCTTCCAAGCATTCCACTCATGGTGCCCTGTGCACACAGCTTGTAGCAGCCTGTTGGCTGCCTGCCTTTACACCTTGATCTCTACATCGACGCCGCTGGGCAGCTCCAGCTTCATCAAGGCGTCGACGGTCTTGCTGCTGGTCGACAAGATGTCAATGAGCCGCTTATGACGGCGAATTTCAAACTGCTCGCGGCTCTCCTTGTCAATATGTGGGCTCCGCAGCACCGTGATGACCGTGCGCTCGGTGGGCAGGGGAATCGGCCCACTCACCACAGCGCCTGTTGCCTTCACGGTGCGGATGATCTTCTCCGCACTCTTGTCGATCAGCGTATGGTCGTAGGACTTCAGTTTGATACGGATCTTCTGGCTGGCCATCGCCTCTCTTGCTCGGCAAGTCAAAGGGTGGGGGCACGTTAACGCGTGCCCCCACCACAGGTTTATTCAAAAACGGCAGATTTTCAATCGAGGATTTTGGTGACGACGCCGGCGC carries:
- the rplC gene encoding 50S ribosomal protein L3, giving the protein MSGMLGRKIGMTQVFDEAGNCIPCTIIQAEPNAVVQVKTAEGKDGYDAVQLGYGERKPKRTTKAMRGHFEKAGVSPKRVLREFKNFVLDVKPGDEVRLEQLFEEGELIDVVGVSKGRGFQGVVKRHGFSGVGTRTHGQHNRERAPGSIGASSFPSHVFKGMRMAGRMGNQRVKVKNLQVVRIFPEQNLILVKGAVPGPRNGIVELHKKVQ
- the rpsJ gene encoding 30S ribosomal protein S10, which produces MASQKIRIKLKSYDHTLIDKSAEKIIRTVKATGAVVSGPIPLPTERTVITVLRSPHIDKESREQFEIRRHKRLIDILSTSSKTVDALMKLELPSGVDVEIKV